One part of the Actinomyces howellii genome encodes these proteins:
- a CDS encoding DUF1972 domain-containing protein: protein MTALNPDSLRISMIGTRGVPARYGGFETAIEEVGRRLAARGHRVLVYSRNPDRTHRLPTRHEGMRVVELPAMRRRSLETLSHTGASVAHLLARPHPDVAVVFNSANAPFLPALRAARVPVATHVDGLEWQRGKWGPGGRRYYRAAEAAAVRYSDALIADAQGIAEYYDLEFNAPTELISYGAPRIEPGTGRLAELGLSPGGYHLVVARFEVENHVDVVVEGYTGSGARLPLVVVGAAPYADEYTRRVESLADSRVRFLGSVWDQELLDQLYAGALVYHHGHSVGGTNPSLLRAIGAGAPVDAFDVSFNREVLAGAGRYWRTAQDVAALVTSAEADPGARAERAAASRERAAGYDWDEVASRYEDLCRRLATQGPRRRRPSGRRTGKVPA from the coding sequence ATGACAGCCCTGAACCCTGACAGCCTGAGGATCTCCATGATCGGGACCCGTGGGGTACCCGCACGCTACGGAGGTTTCGAGACCGCCATCGAGGAGGTCGGCCGCCGCCTGGCGGCACGCGGCCACCGCGTCCTCGTGTACTCGCGCAACCCGGACCGGACCCACCGCCTGCCCACGAGGCACGAGGGGATGCGCGTCGTCGAGCTGCCCGCCATGAGGCGGCGCAGCCTGGAGACCCTGTCCCACACCGGCGCCTCCGTGGCCCACCTGCTGGCACGGCCCCACCCGGACGTCGCCGTCGTCTTCAACTCGGCCAACGCGCCCTTCCTGCCCGCGCTGCGCGCGGCCCGGGTGCCGGTGGCCACCCACGTCGACGGCCTGGAGTGGCAGCGCGGCAAGTGGGGTCCCGGGGGAAGGCGCTACTACCGCGCCGCCGAGGCGGCGGCCGTGCGCTACTCTGACGCCCTCATCGCCGACGCCCAGGGCATCGCCGAGTACTACGACCTGGAGTTCAACGCCCCCACCGAGCTCATCTCCTACGGTGCACCGAGGATCGAGCCGGGCACGGGGCGGCTCGCCGAGCTCGGCCTGTCCCCCGGCGGCTACCACCTCGTCGTGGCCCGATTCGAGGTCGAGAACCACGTCGACGTCGTCGTCGAGGGCTACACCGGCTCCGGCGCCCGCCTGCCCCTCGTCGTCGTGGGGGCGGCCCCCTACGCCGACGAGTACACCCGTCGGGTCGAGTCCCTGGCCGACTCCCGCGTCCGCTTCCTGGGCAGCGTGTGGGACCAGGAGCTCCTCGACCAGCTCTACGCCGGCGCCCTGGTCTACCACCACGGGCACTCGGTGGGCGGGACCAACCCCTCCCTCCTGCGGGCGATCGGCGCCGGGGCGCCGGTCGACGCCTTCGACGTCTCCTTCAACCGGGAGGTCCTGGCCGGTGCCGGACGCTACTGGCGCACGGCCCAGGACGTCGCCGCCCTCGTGACCTCGGCGGAGGCCGACCCGGGCGCCCGTGCCGAGCGCGCTGCGGCCTCGCGCGAGCGGGCCGCCGGCTACGACTGGGACGAGGTGGCGTCGCGCTACGAGGACCTGTGCCGCCGCCTGGCCACCCAGGGGCCACGGCGTCGACGGCCCAGCGGACGGCGCACGGGGAAGGTGCCCGCATGA
- a CDS encoding CDP-alcohol phosphatidyltransferase family protein, whose translation MRDSVRALAAAQKSKAGAPLYSRLVNRPAGRVLAALAHWLGLSPDQVTALSACCTYLGVVLIAVWEPSVGSAVVVSGLLMLGYALDSADGQLARLRHGGSRAGEWLDHVADVIKLSTIHLAVAVGLFRFSLEDLGGPGVLLVPLAFSAVQTIHFFSYILTYQLRHQGGTPLAKDEGRAGFLKSVLSVPTDYGLMCLVLVLRFAPSVFVWVYGLMLVGYAAYVALALPKWYLELRRGS comes from the coding sequence GTGCGCGACTCCGTGCGCGCTCTCGCCGCCGCCCAGAAGTCGAAGGCGGGAGCGCCCCTGTACTCCCGCCTCGTCAACCGACCGGCGGGCCGCGTGCTCGCCGCGCTCGCCCACTGGCTGGGGCTGAGCCCCGACCAGGTCACCGCGCTGTCGGCGTGCTGCACCTACCTGGGCGTCGTGCTCATCGCCGTGTGGGAGCCGTCGGTGGGCTCCGCCGTCGTCGTGTCGGGGCTGCTCATGCTCGGCTACGCCCTGGACTCAGCCGACGGCCAGCTCGCCAGGCTGCGCCACGGCGGCTCCCGGGCGGGGGAGTGGCTCGACCACGTCGCCGACGTCATCAAGCTGTCCACCATCCACCTGGCCGTCGCGGTCGGGCTGTTCCGCTTCAGCCTCGAGGACCTGGGCGGTCCGGGGGTCCTGCTCGTGCCCCTGGCCTTCTCAGCCGTCCAGACCATCCACTTCTTCAGCTACATCCTCACCTACCAGCTGCGCCACCAGGGCGGCACCCCTCTGGCCAAGGACGAGGGCAGGGCGGGCTTCCTCAAGTCGGTCCTGTCGGTGCCCACCGACTACGGCCTCATGTGCCTCGTGCTCGTCCTGCGCTTCGCCCCGAGCGTCTTCGTGTGGGTCTACGGCCTCATGCTCGTGGGCTACGCCGCCTACGTGGCGCTCGCCCTGCCCAAGTGGTACCTCGAGCTGCGGCGCGGATCCTGA
- a CDS encoding O-fucosyltransferase family protein — MALLTGRKALLIYTGRKDGLGNRVRALLSAQALAQAEDRDLYYVWSADKDFGPRVDQLWRFTAGRPVPRLVSRALAPVHPYRGVDMTSLDAADRARHLWQIRSGGLEVDVPEGVRDWRGILRELEPVEQVAARVRAVFDSGLRGRPYVGVQVRTHAVSHAKTVASSPVEWFAQRMRQIRAEHPGVPFFLSCDTAEAQSRLTEEFDGCLALEDKGGYNTVTGVRSGLVDLYLLASAQHLVGASYSSFVEMAVFLCDGIVPFERPNQALDGPVDLSLPLARDPLRPALRG; from the coding sequence ATGGCACTGCTGACCGGCCGCAAGGCCCTGCTCATCTACACCGGCCGCAAGGACGGCCTGGGCAACCGGGTGCGGGCCCTGCTCAGCGCCCAGGCCCTGGCCCAGGCCGAGGACCGGGACCTGTACTACGTGTGGAGCGCGGACAAGGACTTCGGCCCCCGCGTCGACCAGCTGTGGCGCTTCACCGCCGGGCGTCCCGTCCCGCGGCTCGTCTCGCGGGCTCTGGCCCCGGTCCACCCCTACCGGGGGGTCGACATGACCTCCCTGGACGCGGCCGACCGAGCCCGCCACCTGTGGCAGATCCGTTCGGGGGGCCTCGAGGTCGACGTGCCCGAGGGGGTGCGGGACTGGCGCGGGATCCTGCGCGAGCTCGAGCCCGTCGAGCAGGTCGCCGCTCGGGTGCGCGCGGTCTTCGACTCCGGCCTGCGCGGCCGCCCCTACGTCGGGGTGCAGGTGCGTACCCACGCCGTGTCCCACGCCAAGACCGTGGCCTCCTCCCCGGTCGAGTGGTTCGCCCAGCGCATGCGCCAGATCCGTGCCGAGCACCCCGGCGTCCCCTTCTTCCTGTCCTGCGACACCGCCGAGGCGCAGTCACGTCTGACCGAGGAGTTCGACGGCTGCCTCGCCCTGGAGGACAAGGGCGGCTACAACACGGTCACCGGGGTCCGCTCGGGGCTGGTCGACCTCTACCTGCTCGCCTCGGCCCAGCACCTCGTGGGCGCCTCGTACTCCTCCTTCGTGGAGATGGCCGTGTTTCTGTGCGACGGGATCGTGCCCTTCGAGCGTCCCAACCAGGCGCTCGACGGGCCCGTGGACCTGTCCCTGCCGCTGGCGCGCGACCCGCTGCGCCCGGCCCTGCGGGGCTGA
- a CDS encoding glycosyltransferase family 4 protein translates to MSATILVAHPSPDLYGSDRQLLETVLALVGAGHRVKVALPHDGPLAGALRQAGAAVALVPFTVLRKALLTPRGLAALVGGAAPETARLRGVVAASGADLLVVNTVTMPWWPAAGRAAGVPVLVHVHEAESTQNRLVRTGLNAPLLAATRVVTNSEAARRALLDVQPLLARRTEVVHNGVPGPPTEPGALRERLPGASFRVALVARLSPRKGIDVALEAVALLASEGVDARLRVCGTVFPGYEWYEEELRGRASEPDLAGRVELLGYVHPTWPVLEWADAVIVPSRVEPFGNTAVEAMHAARPLVASQVQGLMEVVTDGVTGLLVEPDSPRALADALLSLAADPHRAAGLARTAQAEAAERFSVERYRAAMVEAVAGTLRG, encoded by the coding sequence ATGAGCGCCACGATCCTGGTCGCCCACCCCTCCCCCGACCTCTACGGCTCGGACCGCCAGCTCCTCGAGACGGTCCTCGCCCTCGTGGGGGCGGGCCACCGGGTCAAGGTTGCGCTGCCCCACGACGGCCCCCTGGCCGGTGCGCTGCGGCAGGCCGGGGCGGCCGTGGCCCTCGTCCCCTTCACCGTGCTGCGCAAGGCCCTGCTCACCCCGCGCGGTCTGGCCGCGCTCGTCGGCGGGGCGGCCCCGGAGACCGCGAGGCTGCGGGGGGTCGTGGCGGCCTCGGGCGCGGACCTCCTGGTCGTCAACACGGTGACCATGCCCTGGTGGCCTGCCGCGGGACGCGCAGCCGGGGTGCCGGTGCTCGTCCACGTCCACGAGGCCGAGAGCACCCAGAACCGCCTCGTGCGCACGGGACTCAACGCCCCGCTGCTCGCGGCCACGCGGGTCGTGACCAACTCGGAGGCCGCCCGACGGGCGCTGCTCGACGTCCAGCCGCTCCTGGCCCGGCGCACCGAGGTGGTCCACAACGGCGTCCCGGGACCGCCGACCGAGCCCGGCGCCCTGCGCGAGCGCCTGCCCGGGGCGAGCTTCCGCGTCGCCCTCGTGGCTCGTCTGTCCCCTCGCAAGGGCATCGACGTCGCCCTCGAGGCCGTCGCCCTCCTGGCCTCCGAGGGCGTGGACGCCCGCCTGCGGGTGTGCGGCACGGTCTTCCCGGGCTACGAGTGGTACGAGGAGGAGCTGCGGGGGCGCGCCTCGGAGCCGGACCTGGCCGGACGGGTCGAGCTCCTCGGCTACGTCCACCCCACGTGGCCGGTCCTCGAGTGGGCCGACGCGGTCATCGTGCCCTCGCGGGTCGAGCCCTTCGGCAACACGGCCGTCGAGGCCATGCACGCGGCCAGGCCGCTGGTCGCTTCCCAGGTCCAGGGGCTCATGGAGGTGGTCACCGACGGCGTCACCGGGCTGCTCGTCGAGCCCGACTCCCCGCGTGCCCTGGCGGACGCGCTGCTCAGCCTGGCCGCCGACCCCCACCGCGCGGCGGGCCTGGCGCGCACGGCGCAGGCCGAGGCCGCCGAGCGGTTCAGCGTCGAGCGCTACCGCGCCGCGATGGTCGAGGCCGTCGCGGGCACCCTGCGGGGCTGA